Proteins encoded together in one Felis catus isolate Fca126 chromosome B3, F.catus_Fca126_mat1.0, whole genome shotgun sequence window:
- the PHGR1 gene encoding proline, histidine and glycine-rich protein 1 has protein sequence MASPYQTDGVKFPSSPPAPHLHTHTHTHTSCFHLLFAQIKISPSSLIPPHTLPLILPVSLARPASPPYTNTPEVRRSLRLTPAPGSMLSGVPFVTPCACCVRMESGPKGHCHGGGHGPGPCCGERHPPGHGPGHCPGGSHCPGPCGHPPGHGPGHCPGGSHPPGPCGHPPGHDPGHIPGGSHPPGPCGPQPGPPH, from the exons ATGGCATCTCCTTACCAGACTGATGGGGTAAAGTTTCcgtcctccccacctgccccccacctacacacgcacacccacactcacacatCCTGCTTCCACCTGCTCTTTGCCCAGATTAAgattagcccatcctccctcatTCCTCCACACACTCTGCCTCTGATCCTCCCAGTGTCTCTGGCCCGTCCAGCCTCCCCACCCTATACAAATACACCTGAGGTTAGACGGAGCCTCAGACTTACTCCCGCTCCTGGCTCTATGCTCTCAG GTGTTCCTTTTGTCACTCCCTGTGCTTGCTGTGTAAGGATGGAGTCAG GTCCGAAG GGGCACTGCCATGGTGGTGGCCATGGCCCTGGGCCCTGTTGTGGGGAAAGGCACCCCCCTGGCCATGGTCCTGGGCACTGTCCTGGGGGAAGCCACTGCCCAGGGCCCTGTGGGCACCCCCCTGGCCATGGCCCAGGGCACTGTCCTGGGGGAAGCCACCCCCCAGGGCCCTGTGGGCACCCCCCTGGCCATGACCCAGGGCACATTCCTGGGGGAAGCCACCCCCCAGGGCCCTGTGGGCCCCAACCTGGTCCACCTCActaa